Genomic segment of Nostoc sp. TCL240-02:
TCTGGAATTCTGCTCTCAACAAATAGCAACTTACAAAATTCCTCAAACAATTAAATTTGTGAATTCACTGCCAAAAAATCCTACAGGCAAGGTGATAAAGCGATTTTTACGTGACGAAGAATTTACCAGTACATCCAATAAATTTCTAAGTTTTCCCACACAGTTAAGATAAATCTAGCAATTCTCAATTATTCACTGAAACCTCTTCTCATTCTTCTCTATGCGTCGCGCCAGTTGAGAGAACGCGCCCAATGCACTGGCTTATCTGTGCATCTGCGGTTAATTAAAAAACATCAGACAGGATTGCTACTACCTAAAACTCCAATTAACTCATCAAACACATCCAAAAATCATGAATCCAACTACATCTATAACAATTCAAAAACCCAAAACTGACGAACTATTATTATGGAATCTTATTTTTGCAGATACAGGTCGTCAAGTATTACTCGTTGCTTATGACATCAAACTATTCGCTCTTCTATCTCAACAACCATGCACTTTAGCAGAAATTTGTCAGGAACTAAAAATTTTTCAACGTCCAGCAGAAGCTATTTTAGCAGTTCTCGTATCTATTGAATTAGTAGGAATAGAAAATAATTTTTATTCACTTACTCCTCTTGCTACAGACTATTTGGTCGAAAGTAGTCCCACATATTTTGGTGCTCTATTAGAAATGATGATCTTTGACGAACGCAAGCATATATCCTCATTTGATAATTTTAAAAAGTCTTTATTTACCAATAATTTATCTGGTAAAAAGGTGATGGAATCTTTGAGTAAAAATCATGATTTTATGCGTGCCATCACCTTTGGTAATAATGTTAAATTTATCCGTAGCTTTATCTCTAGTATGCATGGGCCAAGTATGGCGGCTGCATTAATTTGGCCAGAACTCATCGATTTATCTGAATATAAATTGTTTATTGATATTGGTGGAGGTTCGGCGGCTCATTCAATTGGTGCAACGTTAAAATGGCCGAATTTGCAAGCCGTTGTTCTCGAACTACCTACAGTATGCGAAATAGCTCAGGAATTTATCATACATTATGGCTTGCAGAATCGGATTGCAACACAAGAATTTGATATATGGAGTGATCCTTTTCCCGTAGGCAATGTTCATTTTTATAGTGCTATTTATCATCATTGGCAACAAGATAAATGTCAGATTCTCACAAAAAAAAGCTTTAATAGCTTATTGAGTGGAGGGCGGATTATCCTCCATGAAATGCTATTTAACGAACAAAAAACAGGCCCTTTCCCAGTAGCAGTTAAAAACCTAAATATATCTTTAAAGCTGGGAGGTCAACAATATTCAGGTCAGGAATTATCAATGATGTTGGAACAAGCAGGTTTTATCGACATTGAAATTAAACCAGCTTCGAGTTACTGGAGCATCATTACTGGTCGTAAATCCTAATTCTTGCTCAAGAAAGACTACTTAATTTATACGCATCAAATTTACTTGTATGAACACAAAAACAGTTACAAATACATCTGGATCTTCCATTTTCTCACCACCTACAAACAGCAAACTGACTCAATTAACATCAACCGAACTCACCGTTGGAGAAACTGTAGTCAAGATGTTAGAAGATATGGGAGTCGAATCTGCATTCGGTGTTTCTGGTGGTGGAATTGGGCCATTGTGGGCATCCCTCAACCGCAGCAAAATTCAAGTTTTACACTTTCGCCACGAATCGGGAGCAGCTTTTGCAGCTTGTGAGGCTCACTTTGCTAGCGATCGCCCCGTTGTTGTGTTCGTCACTACTGGCCCCGGTATCACCAATGCCCTCACCGGATTACTAGCTGCCAGAGGCGAAGGTGCAAAAGTAATTCTATTATCTGCAACCACCGCATCTGGAAATCGCGGACGCTGGGCTTGTCAATAAACCAGCGCTCATACGTTGCCGATTTCAGGTATATTTACCCCAGGTGCATTATTCAATTACGCCACCATCGTCGAAACTGGCGAGGAAATCCCAGAAATTTCCCGCAGACTGGCGCAAGGATTATCCCAACCAGGCGCTTTTGTCGCCCATATCAGTATTCCTACCCCAATTCAAACCAAACCATGCACAGCGCGATCGCAATTTGGATTTACTCGTGCGGTGTCAGTTACCAGCGAAGAAGCGATCGCTGAGTCGGTACGGTTGCTTTCTCAAGAACCCTTTGCGATTTGGCTAGGTTTTAGTGCTAGAGAAGCCGCCGCCGAAGTTCGCCAATTAGCAGAATCTACTGGTGCTGCGGTGATGTGTTCGCCTCGCGCTAAGGGCATTTTTCCCGAAAATCATCCCCAGTTTATCGGCGTTACCGGGTTCAGTGGTCATACTTCTGTCCTCGCATATATGCAGTCACAGCAACCTCACCGCATCCTAGTTTTAGGAACTCGTTTAGGTGAACCAACTTCTTTTTGGAATTCCTTGATGATTCCTTCTGGTGGCTTCATCCATGTAGATATAGATCCAGAAGTACCGGGAGTAGCCTATCCATCTGTACCAACTTTCGCAATTCAATCGGAAGTAAAGCCTTACCTCAAATCCCTAGTAGCATATTTTCCCCAACGTCGAGGCAATTCCCCAATATTGCCCAATCCAGAATTACAACCGCTTTCTCCTCATATAGATAGTTTAGTCAGACCAGAAGTTTTGATGGATGCAATTCAAAAAATCATCGTTGAAGATAGCGATGCTGTGATTCTCGCTGAGGCTGGTAATTCCTTCGCATGGGCGACTAACAGACTGCGCTTTACCCAACCTGGACGCTACCGCATTAGTACCAGTGTGGGGGCGATGGGTCATGCTGTGACTGGAGTTGTGGGGGCGACTTGGGGAGGAAATGGTAAAGCCGTGGCCATTGTGGGAGATGACGCGATGTTGATGAATAGCGAAGTTAGCACCGCCGTTAAATTCGACATTCCCGCCGTTTGGATCGTACTGAATGACGGACGCTACAATATGTGTGCCCAAGGCATGAATTTACAAGGATTTCAAGGCGTAGCTACGGAAATACCGAGTACCAATTTTGTCAAACTTGCCCAATCAATGGGTGCAGACGGTATCCGCGTTTCCACAGAATTGGAACTAGAAGCAGCGTTAACAAGAGCTTTGGCTGCTACTGTTCCCTTCGTTGTTGACATTAACTTAGACCCCAAACAAGCTGCTCCCATTGGCGGGAGAATTCGCAGCCTCATTCAACAAGGAGCAATCGAATCTAAAGGAGAACAATCATGATTTTACAACCAGTTGGCATTCGAGCGATCGCCCTGAATTTTCCTCGCACCATCCGCACCAACGATTATTACAGAAATAATTTTCCCCAGATGGTGGCGGAAGCTGAACAAAAAACCTTGGCTAGGTTGTTTGTCACAGATAATTCTACAGATATCTGGTCACAGGAAGTAGCCCCTTATATGTCCGATCCCTTTCGCGGTACTGTTGAACGGCGAGTAGTCAGCCCAGATGAAACCTCTTTATCTCTAGAATATCAAGCAGCGATTGATGTTCTGCAAGCAGCAAAACTACAGCCCGAAGATATCGACTTGATGCTTGTAACTTCGTTATTTCCCGAACAAGTCACACCAGGAAATGCAGCTTTTCTCGCCGGTAAATTAGGATTATCCAGCGCAGCTTGGAATATAGAATCAACCTGCACATCTGTATTAGTTTCCCTCCAAACAGCCTGTTCTCTAGTCCGAACGGGAGAATATCGCAATGTATTAGTGGTTGTTTCCTCTACATATTCCCGTTATACCGATGAGAATGATACCCTCGCCTTCTTGTCAGGCGATGCAGCTGGAGCATTTATTGTGGGTGAACTCCAACCCAATCAAGGAATTTTGGGAACTAAAATTGCCAATACCGCTGCCACTTGTGGAGCCTTTTATAACGAATTCACCACCGATGAACAAGGAAACATCAGAATGTTCATTCGGGGAGGTAAGGGCGCAAGTAAGATGTTTAACGAGACAACCGTAAAATTTATTCGTCTATGTTGTCACGGAGCGATCGCAGCTGCTGATGTCAGCTTAGATCAAATTGACTTTTTTGCTTTTAACACACCCAGCGCTTGGTATTCGCAGGTTTGCACCCGTGCATTAGGGATTAATCCAGAACGGACTATTAACCTGAATCCCTTCTACGCCAATATTGGCCCAACCTTCCCCGTAGCCAATCTCTACCACGCCGCCCAAGCGGGTAAAATCCGGGAAAACGATTTAGTTCTCGTTTATACAATGGGTTCCTCATCCAATGCAGGTGCTAGCGTCATGCGTTGGGGCGATGTTGCATTAGGAACTCCACCCGCTCCCCCCTTAAGCCTTTCCCTACACAATCAGAAAATTCTCATTCCTAGTGCTTTGTCTCATTAATTTTGATTTCTCTTCTTTCCTTCTTCCTTAGCGCTCTACCCTGCGGGAAGCCGCTCCGCGTCTATGCGTCCTTCTCTAACGAGACGCTGCGCGAATGCGGTTCGTTCCCTTACCTATCAAATTTGTGAGGTTTTTATGAAATTCTTGAAAAAAATATCGGTTGTATTTGTGATTGCGATCGCAGTCTTCCTATTTCAAGGAATAATCAGCACATCTTCGGCTCAAGCTGCTACATACAAATTCACTTTCACTGGTGAAAAAGCCAACGGTTACTTTATTTATGATACTGCTGCCAAAGGTGAAACAAAATCGCCCTACATGACTCAATATTACGGTGGAGGGCGCGATTATAAAGTCGATTTAGGAGACAAAGGATTATTTCAAGGCACAGTTAGTAATGCCATTGTTTTTTTGTCCAGAGAAGAAGATAAAGTCTTGGCAAAAATTCGAGCGCAACACGATAAACAATATGGTAAAGATGACGAGCATAATGTTTTATTACCTGCCGATCTATTCCTTTTACAAGTACGTAACTTTGAACGACAGCCAAAGTCAAGTTATTCTCTAGTTAGCTATTTCAAGTATCCCCAAGAAACGTTCAACGGATCTACAAGACTACCAACAGAGGTTCATCTAATGGCTGAAATAGAAGTATTTCCCAAAGTAGATTTTCCCAAAACATTAGGTAAAGCTTGGTTAAAGCACCCGTACAAACCAAGATAGAAAAGATATCTGATTAAGATGTAGAGACGTTGTATGTCAACGTCTTTACAAGCCGATAACTATTACTTGTAAAAAAGAGGAAAAAATAATGAACTTTTGGAAGAAACTAATAATTACATCCATATTAACTTTCGCAGTTTTTTTCACTCAGGGAATAATTGATCATCTCCCAGCCCATGCAGCCTTACATTTAGTTTTAATGGCGAGCAAGCCAACGGCTACTTTATCTTTGATGACTCAATCCGAGGAGGCGCACCAATTCGTCCAGATATGTTGAGCGAGTACGACGGTTCTGTCGTCGAATATGCGGTAAATATTGGCGATGAAATATCAGAACAAGGTTCTCAAAGTCCTGAAAGAGCAACCCATGATGAAGCTCGAACTATTATAACTTTACTCCGTCCTGAATTAGTCAAAGCTTCTCCCAATCTTCCGAAAGACTCTCCACAAGATGATGAGTTTATCCTTTTTGTACCCAAAGTTGCTCGT
This window contains:
- a CDS encoding methyltransferase, whose translation is MNPTTSITIQKPKTDELLLWNLIFADTGRQVLLVAYDIKLFALLSQQPCTLAEICQELKIFQRPAEAILAVLVSIELVGIENNFYSLTPLATDYLVESSPTYFGALLEMMIFDERKHISSFDNFKKSLFTNNLSGKKVMESLSKNHDFMRAITFGNNVKFIRSFISSMHGPSMAAALIWPELIDLSEYKLFIDIGGGSAAHSIGATLKWPNLQAVVLELPTVCEIAQEFIIHYGLQNRIATQEFDIWSDPFPVGNVHFYSAIYHHWQQDKCQILTKKSFNSLLSGGRIILHEMLFNEQKTGPFPVAVKNLNISLKLGGQQYSGQELSMMLEQAGFIDIEIKPASSYWSIITGRKS
- a CDS encoding 3-oxoacyl-ACP synthase III family protein, which translates into the protein MILQPVGIRAIALNFPRTIRTNDYYRNNFPQMVAEAEQKTLARLFVTDNSTDIWSQEVAPYMSDPFRGTVERRVVSPDETSLSLEYQAAIDVLQAAKLQPEDIDLMLVTSLFPEQVTPGNAAFLAGKLGLSSAAWNIESTCTSVLVSLQTACSLVRTGEYRNVLVVVSSTYSRYTDENDTLAFLSGDAAGAFIVGELQPNQGILGTKIANTAATCGAFYNEFTTDEQGNIRMFIRGGKGASKMFNETTVKFIRLCCHGAIAAADVSLDQIDFFAFNTPSAWYSQVCTRALGINPERTINLNPFYANIGPTFPVANLYHAAQAGKIRENDLVLVYTMGSSSNAGASVMRWGDVALGTPPAPPLSLSLHNQKILIPSALSH